Genomic segment of Bicyclus anynana chromosome 7, ilBicAnyn1.1, whole genome shotgun sequence:
TGCACCGACGCGGGGGAATTAAACTATTTGATACCGTATTTTAAAGATTAAATGTACATGTTCCGGGTTTGATGTCGATATGAACAGTCACCACTGTCACTGGCACAGTCTGTTACCAACTTCCTAacgtacctacgtacctacgtaCATCAATTACTTTTGCAGAACTGGAAGAGTAGCGCGGAGCGAGCGCCGACCAGCGCGGCCCGGCGCCGGCGCGACTGAACGTGGACATCTATTCGTTTGTATTCATTATTTAGAAGTGAAatacatttgttattatttaaaaacaaaatgctcATGATTGTCGCCCCCGCGCCACGAACGGTTCGAGGGGATTTGATTGTGACAACCTTTAgcgtaatgtttatttattatattactataaataatcGGGTCTCCACACTGGGCCTCCACCGAGCGCGTCGGTCGTCGTGTCGCATTGGCCGACGGGCGACGACAACTTGATAAGATGATGAATAATTTTGATGGGACCTTCATTGACTTTATAGAAGCTCAATCATAacgccatttttatttaaatcaaaatttaatttaaattgtttagtttacaagcacttttgaaacgtcaagttatgtcatgatttaacgATGGTAATTAAAGTCGCTAGCCTGTCTCGAGcagttggatgctggcggctcgagaccgttgcgcttggaggtccatgcaagaggcctatgtccagcagtggacttctatcggctgataaggtaattaAAGtcgcaaacttaaaattaaagttacgagggttccaaatgcgcctcggtccgagaagagcccataacaaactcagccaaggtttatttttttgtgtaccaccattttacaaactttggTACTAATCTAGAACTAAGCACACAATCATATActaagaggcacaattatccgcccactttaatattctcacgtatattaaagtgggcggatataTCATGGAAACTGGAAAGCTTTCTTTCAGCAAGAAGTATAGCTAACCAACACCTAACTACTGTAGGCACAGCACAGGTACTCcgactgtactgtactgtaggGTAGGAGAGGGTAGCGGGTAAGGGTAAGTAGTGTAGTAAGGGGTGGTAAGGGTAAGTAAGtaagcgcacataagtcaaagcgaagcttgaccgcgTCCGCTGTTgtgtacaggatgtcccgtaattaatggataaaacgctaATTGTAGATACACCACCAAATAATCTAtaacttaaatagttttttttttaaattagagttttttggaaaactattcaaattttttttaaagttttagatAAGTAGGTGAGGTTATTTATTTcttgatttttcaaattttacttcttgaatcagttttttcaatgacgtagctgctgtaattaagattttaaagattaaatgaccaatgtattataatattattttagcaaatgacgttttatttgttttgtagaggAAGCTTTGAGTGCAATTATTATTCTATCGTTATGATGACCCgattcaaaaaaatatcatgaaaaaaataatctatggaACTGAAGAGTACTAtcaattttaaagtttatacatttatcgaggtttgtaaattggtataaaacttgtatcTAATCTTTGTAGTTAAGAGTTATTTTATTGCTACAGGTATattcacttttattttattttccatttatatatttgaccttttttttttaattttcaacattgtaaataaaatacaaaacattattaacccTCTTGCGGCGGGACATTAATTGAGTGCGCAAGGAACCGGTGGTCAGTGGTCAGGCTCcaaagtgaggaacctcctcccacgcgccgtctcaagaatcactgcccaCTGTGTCCGAGCCTTGATCACTTGATCAGCAGTCATGCGAGAACTTCATAAGGTGTCGTGTTGTTGGTCGGGTTATCGGGTCAAAATCGGGAGCCGATAAATTGTTTATGAGGTTATTATACTAACAGTGGCCTGtcaatatacctatatataacagtatagtctatgtaagacaaattattaatttgtaaaaacgaaaaggagatttaaacccacgtcttactagacatgGGCATatgttagttatttctgcatatcgtctccaaagagtaagaaaatcttttgtaggtttgggtgtactcttctataacaagatccccaagactgtgatggacctgccaatgcatagctttaagcaatgtgttaaaaaaacatttacttagtcgaggttactgaAGAGTTTCTTAAAGATAacagcgcttggaggccattggatcagcttccaccttcacacaaaaagtaaaactataagaaattgtaatgttgttttcatttgtaaattatattattgtatgattttaaaaaaaaagagcaactgttgagtttcttgccggtttcttctcagcagaacctgccttccgaaccggtggtagaatctttacaaatagtcaactgatgtgtcaaaagtgcttgtaaactgagcctacttcaaataaatgttttttgattttgagaTAATTGCCAACATAAAATGCAGTAGGTTTACAGGACACGGTCATGCCGTATTGTACTCGTAGTATGCCTACTCGCCGAATAGAGATTAATTGCAACAATTGTTTATTCGCGAACCGATTTGCGGAGGGTGTTCGGTGACCCTCCGCCCTCTGCCGCCCCGCGCGTATAAGTATAGGTCGGGAGCGGGAGGCTGGCTCACTGCCTGCCCGCCTGCGCCCGCGACTCGCCATGTGCAGCGCGCTGGTGCTGAGCCGGCGCGGgctgcggcgcggcgcgcgctcGCAGCCTTTCTCGCTGCACGAGCTgagcgccgcgcgcgcgccgcccgagGCCGTGTACGTGGACGTGGACGCGCGCGGCCTGCTGTGCGCGCGCGGCGGCGTGGCGCGGGCCGTGCGCGCCGCGCGCCTGGCCGACGCGGCGCCGCACGCCTGCGCGCTGCTGTgcgcggccggcggcggcgcgccgGGCGACGCCCCGCGCCTGCAGCTGCGGCTGGCGGCGGACGCGGCGCCGCTGCACGAGCTGCGCCTGTGGTTCGACGAGCGCGCGCTGGCGCTGCTCGACATGCCCTTCCTCACGCTGCGCAACATCGCGCGCACGCCGGGGCCCAGCTACGCGTGCCACGAGTGCGGCGCGCGCTTCGACCAGCCCAACCCGCTCAAGACGCACCTGTTCCTCGCGTGCGCCGCCTTCGAGCCGACCGCGTTCTGGCTGCGGTGCGTCGAGCGCCTGCGTTCGCACGCGCCCGACGCTGCGTCCGCTCTCGCGCCTGGCCCCGCACCCGCTCTCGCGCTCGACCCCGCACCCGCGCTCGCGCCCGACCCCGCTCGCCTCGAGGCGCTGGCGGCGGCGTGGGGGCGCTCGCGCGACGGCCACGTGTGCGTGTACTGCGGCAAGCTGTACTCGCGCAAGTACGGGCTTAAGATCCACATCCGCACGCACACGGGCTACAAGCCGCTGCGCTGCCGGCACTGCCTGCGCGCCTTCGGCGACCCCAGCAATCTTAACAAGCACGTGCGCCTgcacgccgcgcccgccgccgcgccgcacgCCTGCGCGCTGTGCCGCAAACCGTTGGCGCGCCGCCGCGACCTGCTGCGACACCTGCGCGCGCACCACGCCTGACGCGCGACCTGCTGCGACACCTGCGCGCGCACCACGCCCGACGCGCAACCTGCTGCGACTCCTGCGCGCGCACCACGCCTGACGCGCGATTTACTGCGACACCTGCGCGCGCACCACGCCTGACGCGCGACCTGCTGCGACACCTGCGCGCGCACCACGCCCGACGCGCAACCTGCTGCGACACCTGCGCGCGCACCACACCTGACGCGCGACCTGCGCGCGCACCACGCCCGACGCGCGACCTACTGCGACACCTGCGAGCGCACCACGCCCGACGCGCGACCTGCTGCGACACCTACGCGCGCACCACGCCCGACGCGCGACCTGCTGCGACACCTGCGCGCGCGCAATTTCACATAGTTGCCCATTTGTTCCGGCGTGCAAGACGAGAAAACGTACATTTTCTTAACTTTTAAATGTGAGAGATGATACTGTGGTGTTCAATATGAAGATGCTGCAAATGCCCAGGCACCCTGCGCCGCTAGCCGACTGCCGGAGACTGCAGCAGCGCAGGAGCACGCTGCACGCTGCACGGACGAAGCTCCCTAGCCATTACGCTACTGGTAGCTGCTGTGGTGtaggtacgagtacctacttgaGTAGTCGTATAAACTAATGAAGCGTTTGACGTAAGCCTGATTTCACACctgtttgttgttgtttaaaaattttcttaggtttgtttttaaaaaacaaaatgtaaaattaaaatcatttttgtatataatataacttttgtctttttactgtacctaagtacctacttgtCTAGACCCCCGGTTGGAACAggggctttctattagtaaagaattttcatttatttcaagtaggctcagtttacaagcactattgatacgtcagttgactatatgtaggtaaagattctaccaccggtacggaaggtaggttctgctgagaagaaaccggcaagaaactaaattttttatagttttacttcctgtgtgaaggtggaagctaatccaatggtctccaagcatctttatcattgaggaactcaccaatggtgtagtaacctcgactaagtaaatgttttatgacacattgcttaaagctatgcaaggcaggtccatcacagttttggggatcttgttatagaagagtacctacacccaaacctacaaaaggttttttactctttggaaaTTATATGCAGAAATTAACTTAttcccgtgtctagtaagacgtgggtttaaatctccttttcgttcgtacaaattaatattttgtgttacaTAGAAATAGAATAAGCtgttatatgtacctatacatataggtatattgacaggctagtatacctatttctttaaacttttgacgaagggactcgcgtgattttaatttatatattgctCCAACTGCTCTTTCTGAAGTACAAATATGGAATGTACTTATACCaacagccttgccccacaacaaaataataacaatcagtcacaaattaataaaaaagccaCAGcactaaattaaaagaaataaaattacaaacaaaaaaaataacacaaacagtcataattaccaaattaaacgagaaaattataaagttacaattacaaaataatacaaaaattagaattaaaagtaagaatgtctttaaaaatagtcaaatatTCCTTACGGTCTAGTTATAGCACTTATCAATAAGCTTCTTAAATTCTGGAGGCGGACTCGAGCGGAGCGCCGGTACGTACGGTACGGCCGTCGTGTACAGTGCGGATCGTCCGCAAACTGTGCGACGTGTACGTCCGGGGGGTCGGTGGGGGTGTCGCTTGTGAAGAGCGAGTATAGaagcggggagagcacggagCCCTGGGGGATGAGAGATGCCGTCTATACGGTAGGTACCTAAAGGTGCGGTTGGACAGAAAGCTATGTAGCAAGCGAACCATTTTGATTGGCACGCCGAACCGGTTCAGTTTGACTATCAAGCCTTCATGCCAGACTCggtcaaacgctttagctacGTCAAAGAAAAGCGCCCCGGTGGCTATAAGTTTGTTGAATTTATTAAAGCCGGCAAGGATGTGCTCAGTGAGGCGGTGCGCTTGGTGAACACACGAGTGTCTACACCGAAATCCAAACTGTTGGTTGATGAGAAGTTGCTTCTCATCGCAAATGGCTTTGCGGCGATTCAAGATTATTATCTCACCTTGCCTATGGTGTTAAGAAGACTGATTGGGCGGTAGCTATTCGGGAGATCGCGGAGTTTGCCCGGCTCGTGGATGCCAATGACCGTGGCTTCTTTCCATGCGTCTGGGGAAGGCCCAGTGGGCTAGGAGAATATTGAAGATGTTTACCAGGAGGTTGATTATCTGGACCGGGAGGAGTTTTAAAGCTTTATTGCTAATCGTGTCAGGCCCTGGGCCCTCTTTTTGCGTAAGCCCTTGATAACCGCATAGACTTCCTCGCATGACGTAGGGGTAATTTCGACTCCGTCCGGAGGGTGGGATATGATCGAAGTGAGTTCGGACTTTTCTTTTTTCGCGTGTGATTTTACGAGTGCAGAAGTGCTTGGAGTGCACTGGGCTTCGAGACTGTCGCCTAGACATTCGGCCTTATCGATGTCCTCGATCGCGCTTGGGCGGCCAGGGCGTTTGAGAGGTGGGGTGGCTGGTCGGCTTTGAGATGTCCTCGCCACTTGGTAGAAGGCTACGTGCGTGTGATCgagctctctctctctctctcaagtaattttaaaatcggaccagtagttcctgagattagtgcgttcaatcaaacaaacaaactcttcagcgttataatattagtatagattatgtccCCGAACCAAAAGGTTTCTGAGTTTTAATAACTTATcaaaacatgatttttaaaaaatcggagCAGTTTTTTAAAGACTTCCAGAATATgctttatgtaggtatacatttaCTTCACTTTAAGCATTATATTGATATTTGTAAATGGCCACCAACATAATAAAAGACAAACGTCACACGTAGTATAGTAAAACTAACAGTTTTCAGAAATAGCTACGGCATAAACTTAGTAGTATAGCGCTGAGTCAACTTAGTCTCGATGAttcatcaatatattttattgaagttttagtgcctttcaataaaaatatcggACAGTAAGTACGACACTAATGTTGTAGGATTGCTATAAGCTCTATGCCATATAATTACCTACATGTTCGAAGATACGTTGTATCCTTACATTGTACAGATAATTTCAAGTGCCCGCCAAATAATATGGTAAGTACAGCTCGtgtggattaacttgacacctgactCGAATAATGTTTATACTTTTTGTAAGGTTGTTTGAAAACCAGTCAAGTTATATCGTTAAAACTTATCATTAGCTAGTGGCGGATTTTTTCCTTGcgtaatgaaatataaaaaattgtttttacttcttgctacgaaaatttaaaatgtttcaggAATTCGGGAAGTTGATTTTCAGAAATGTAGTTTTATCAGGAAGGACATGCAGCCGTATCGGGCGTCAAGCGAGTGTGGCGAGTGTGGCGAGTGTGGCGAGAGAATGAAAGGCGAGCTCGTGTTCAGTCGTTTATTGCTGCTAGTGCGCGGCCACCTTGGCGGCGATGCGCTTGTCGCGCTCCTCGGCGATGGTGAGGCGCACGCCCTTGCCGCGCGGCAGCGAGATGTACGCCTTGGTGCCGCGTCCGATGATGAAGACGTTGTTGAGCCGCGTCGCGAACGTGTGCCCCGTCGAGTCCTTGACGTGCACGATGTCGAAGGAGCCGGGGTGGCGCTCGCGCGACACGATGGTGCCCACTCGCCCCAAGTTCCTGCCGCCCGTGATCATGCACAGGTTGCCGGACTCGAACTTGATGAAGTCCATGATCTTAGCCGAAGCTATGTCTAGTTGGATGGAGTCATTCACctacacaaaacaaataatatgccgacttcaaaaacacaaacttaTATAGGAAACTTATAAGCAGAagaatacattataatatttttagacaatttattgtattttattggtAGACAATTTATCGTACTCTCTTTTTCTACCtttaggattggaattgttttctcaattttatatgaaataatcAATAAAGAATTATCGAAGGCGGATTTCTTCGTAAcaagttacgcatagttttacaatacaattaatgaGAAAACAATCAGTCATCTTCTGTTCTTACCCTTAgggtttaaattgttttttttaaattgatatggGACCATACCCTttctatttaaacaaaattattaaaatcgtactacttaataaaaagttatacatggttttacactaaaattaatgggtaaacaatcaatcatcccttGTTTTCTTACTCTTAGAgttgttttatgaaaaaacaTGACTTGAAAATCATCAAAAcaggagctgtttctgaggacttcctgCATATGATTGTTTTATGTATTGTTTGACCATCACACCGCGCGCCTGCGacacaacgttgcggcgccgcaccgctcgtgtgtcCTCAATTTAAATGTAGGGAAATCAccccaatttttttaaattttcttttcaccACTATAAAGACGTAATTACCTACCACaccaaaatatgaaaaatgtaataataataataatttatttgccaaaTTGTGGGTCTTCAATATCAGATCTTACAATAATAGTATGATTTCAAACACAATTTACCGAGTAAATCAGCGTGCAAatttttactaatatattttacaatagtacTTATGTACacgttaattaaaaattattcacaagaaaaaataattaagtagatCCAAAATTTAGATATAAAGCATGAAAATAGCGactgagaaaaatataaaataaatgtcaaaatgtcaattgtcaatttgcagtagtAGCAGTAATtcagctaaaattaaaaaaaacttttgtagagtaaaaacaatgaaataataaccACTCATGTAATTTACGTTTAAATGCAGGAAAAGTCAATTCTGTGATCAAACTTGgaactttattatatatttgaattGCCATACAAAAGGCATTTCTTTTAAACAGAACGAGGTGAGGTAGgtgagatatttatttatttgtactttaGTACGCCACCAGTCTGTCTTCATTTTAGGTACATCACTGTGCCGCCATATTTAAGCACCTTCTTTTTCTATTTCGACAATCAAATGTAAAGTGTTGTGGCTAAGTTACAACCAAAACCTTATCACAAACATAATTAAGTAATGGTAATATAATCATTTCATATTATcttcaagaaaaaaaactagcaAACGGCTATCAAAACTA
This window contains:
- the LOC112049428 gene encoding zinc finger protein 775; the encoded protein is MCSALVLSRRGLRRGARSQPFSLHELSAARAPPEAVYVDVDARGLLCARGGVARAVRAARLADAAPHACALLCAAGGGAPGDAPRLQLRLAADAAPLHELRLWFDERALALLDMPFLTLRNIARTPGPSYACHECGARFDQPNPLKTHLFLACAAFEPTAFWLRCVERLRSHAPDAASALAPGPAPALALDPAPALAPDPARLEALAAAWGRSRDGHVCVYCGKLYSRKYGLKIHIRTHTGYKPLRCRHCLRAFGDPSNLNKHVRLHAAPAAAPHACALCRKPLARRRDLLRHLRAHHA